One genomic window of Bradyrhizobium sp. B124 includes the following:
- a CDS encoding DHA2 family efflux MFS transporter permease subunit, translated as MSAAAIDAKSLPAPSVAVNPWLIAIVVALASFMEVLDTTIANVALPYIAGGMGVSEDEASWVVTTYLVSNAIILTASGFLARMLGRKTFFLICLGIFTVSSVLCGFAPNLNALLLFRILQGLGGGGMVPVAQSILADAFPPAKRGQAFAVFGIAVVVAPVVGPTLGGWLSDNLSWHWCFLINAPVGVFAIALIAAVLQEPAKAKGAQKAAQPQNNSFDFIGFALVATFLGALEVTLDRGLEDDWFGSPFIITFAAISATAFVLMIPWEMTRRNPMIDLRMVATRQFGACFLVMLATGAILLATTQFLPQLVQQDFGYTATWAGLVLSPGGVVTMVMMFAVGRLAAKVQPKYLIVAGALVIAASMYSMTNVYADLGFWFMARSRMLIGVGLPLIFVPIMAASYDGIPPDKTDQASALINAARNTGGSIGVSIVSNVLTHRQQFHQSRLVEQVTPSSPQYQDTLHQVTDFFVAQGNSLAQAHQQAIQWIGQQVQTQASFLSYMDAFWVLMLISLSAIPLALTLRKVKLGGPAPVGH; from the coding sequence ATGAGTGCAGCAGCAATCGATGCCAAAAGCCTCCCTGCTCCGAGCGTTGCCGTCAATCCCTGGCTGATCGCCATCGTGGTTGCGCTCGCGAGCTTCATGGAGGTGCTCGACACCACCATCGCCAACGTCGCGCTGCCCTATATCGCGGGCGGCATGGGCGTGAGCGAGGACGAAGCCTCCTGGGTGGTCACGACCTACCTGGTGTCCAACGCCATCATCCTGACCGCCTCGGGCTTTCTTGCCCGTATGCTCGGACGCAAGACCTTCTTCCTGATCTGCCTCGGCATCTTCACGGTGAGCTCGGTGCTGTGCGGCTTCGCACCCAATCTGAACGCGCTGCTGCTGTTCCGTATCCTGCAAGGACTTGGCGGCGGCGGCATGGTGCCGGTGGCGCAGTCGATCCTCGCCGACGCCTTCCCGCCGGCCAAGCGCGGCCAGGCGTTTGCGGTGTTCGGCATCGCCGTGGTGGTGGCGCCGGTGGTCGGCCCGACGCTCGGCGGCTGGCTGTCCGACAATCTGTCCTGGCACTGGTGCTTCCTGATCAACGCCCCGGTCGGCGTGTTTGCGATCGCGCTGATCGCAGCGGTGCTGCAGGAGCCCGCGAAGGCCAAAGGAGCGCAGAAGGCCGCGCAGCCGCAGAACAACAGCTTCGACTTCATCGGCTTCGCGCTGGTCGCGACCTTCCTCGGCGCGCTCGAGGTGACGCTCGACCGCGGCCTCGAGGACGACTGGTTCGGCTCGCCCTTCATCATCACCTTTGCGGCGATCAGCGCCACGGCGTTCGTGCTGATGATCCCGTGGGAGATGACCCGCCGCAATCCGATGATCGACCTGCGCATGGTCGCGACCCGGCAGTTCGGCGCCTGCTTCCTGGTGATGCTGGCGACCGGCGCCATCCTGCTTGCGACCACCCAGTTCCTGCCGCAGCTGGTGCAGCAGGATTTCGGCTACACCGCGACCTGGGCCGGCCTTGTGCTCTCGCCCGGCGGCGTGGTCACCATGGTGATGATGTTCGCGGTCGGCCGGCTCGCCGCCAAGGTGCAGCCGAAATATTTGATCGTCGCCGGCGCACTGGTGATCGCCGCCTCGATGTACAGCATGACCAACGTGTATGCCGATCTCGGCTTCTGGTTCATGGCGCGCTCGCGCATGCTGATCGGCGTCGGCCTGCCCTTGATCTTCGTGCCGATCATGGCGGCGTCCTATGACGGCATTCCGCCCGACAAGACCGACCAGGCGTCCGCGCTGATCAACGCGGCGCGCAACACCGGCGGCTCGATCGGCGTCTCGATCGTCTCCAACGTGCTGACGCATCGCCAGCAATTCCACCAGAGCCGGCTGGTCGAGCAGGTGACGCCGTCCAGTCCGCAATATCAGGACACGCTGCACCAGGTCACCGATTTCTTCGTCGCCCAGGGCAATTCACTGGCGCAGGCGCATCAACAGGCGATCCAGTGGATCGGGCAGCAGGTGCAGACCCAGGCCTCGTTCCTGTCCTACATGGATGCGTTCTGGGTCCTGATGCTGATCTCGCTCTCGGCAATCCCGCTGGCGCTGACCTTGCGCAAGGTCAAGCTCGGCGGCCCCGCCCCCGTCGGCCACTGA
- a CDS encoding HlyD family secretion protein, with protein MERDQGGHESIEGSPSAPASHEPNVTSERPEVTARAPAQERPASKEPAPPETVPPEVAPQRRGFLRRRPVVSAIGAVLLAATLGGGTLYMDYTGHFESTDDAFIAARQFALAPKVSGYITAVPVTDNQHIATGDVIARIDDRDYRVALAQAAAQVAAAQASIQNVDAQLDVQQAQIAANQAQVDQAQAALTFAQQQATRYQHLEQTGYGTVQNSEQYTSQLHQQQASLLSAQATLNLAQRQVESLKAQRKSAVATLAQAEAQRDQAELNLSYTTVTAAQPGRVVNLSAAVGQFAQAGTNLTMFVPDQTWVTANFKEIQLDQMRPGEKVTLKIDAYPGRTINGHVESVQPGSGTAFSLLPAQNATGNYVKIVQRVPVKIVMDNPPTDVALGPGMSVVPTVRINPTPSLLERLGKL; from the coding sequence TTGGAGCGCGACCAAGGAGGGCACGAGAGCATCGAGGGTTCGCCCTCGGCGCCGGCCTCACACGAGCCCAACGTCACATCCGAGCGGCCGGAGGTCACCGCGCGGGCTCCCGCGCAGGAGCGCCCCGCAAGCAAGGAACCCGCCCCGCCCGAAACAGTCCCGCCGGAAGTCGCCCCACAGCGGCGCGGCTTCCTGCGTCGCCGTCCGGTGGTCTCCGCGATCGGCGCCGTGCTGCTCGCCGCTACGCTCGGCGGCGGCACTCTCTACATGGACTACACCGGGCATTTCGAATCCACCGACGACGCCTTCATCGCGGCGCGGCAGTTCGCGCTCGCGCCAAAAGTCTCCGGCTACATCACTGCGGTTCCGGTCACCGACAACCAGCACATCGCCACCGGCGACGTGATCGCGCGCATCGACGACCGCGACTATCGCGTCGCGCTGGCGCAGGCCGCGGCGCAGGTCGCGGCCGCCCAGGCCAGCATCCAGAATGTCGATGCGCAGCTCGACGTGCAACAGGCGCAGATCGCAGCCAACCAGGCCCAGGTGGACCAGGCCCAGGCGGCGCTGACCTTCGCCCAGCAGCAGGCCACGCGCTATCAGCATCTGGAGCAGACCGGCTACGGCACCGTGCAGAATTCCGAGCAGTACACCTCGCAACTGCATCAGCAGCAGGCGTCTCTGCTGAGCGCGCAAGCGACGCTCAACCTCGCGCAGCGCCAGGTGGAATCGCTGAAGGCGCAGCGCAAGAGCGCGGTCGCAACCCTTGCCCAGGCCGAGGCGCAGCGCGACCAGGCAGAGCTCAATCTGTCCTACACCACCGTGACCGCGGCGCAGCCGGGCCGCGTCGTCAACCTGTCGGCGGCGGTCGGCCAGTTCGCGCAGGCCGGCACCAACCTCACGATGTTCGTACCCGACCAGACCTGGGTCACCGCGAACTTCAAGGAGATCCAGCTCGACCAGATGCGTCCGGGCGAGAAGGTGACACTGAAGATCGACGCTTATCCGGGCCGTACGATCAACGGCCATGTCGAAAGTGTGCAGCCGGGATCGGGGACTGCGTTCTCGCTGCTGCCGGCGCAGAACGCCACCGGCAACTACGTCAAGATCGTGCAGCGCGTGCCGGTGAAGATCGTGATGGACAATCCGCCGACCGACGTCGCGCTCGGCCCGGGCATGTCTGTCGTCCCGACGGTGCGGATCAATCCGACGCCGTCGCTGCTCGAGCGTCTTGGAAAGCTCTGA
- a CDS encoding TetR/AcrR family transcriptional regulator, with protein MTTSTLKMPRAPKTRTAIGPAEVRAGRPPKEFAGEVDARILDAARKVFLQRGFEGASIDEIAEAARSGKRTIYARFRDKRALFTEVVTRDILSRIAEFKADAPLGATVEERLTSVASTLLHWGLDADRIGLMRLAIAEAHRFPDLAATVNRRARALATELGVHLLRDLTQSDELGKLPAFAPEHLPTTARLFLDIIAVPMLLRALYEVDLKALDPELDEHVARGVAFFVAACRSGYRFGVD; from the coding sequence ATGACCACCAGTACCCTGAAGATGCCGCGGGCGCCCAAGACCAGGACGGCGATCGGGCCAGCCGAAGTACGCGCCGGCCGGCCGCCAAAGGAATTCGCCGGCGAGGTCGACGCGCGCATCCTCGATGCCGCGCGCAAGGTCTTCCTGCAGCGCGGGTTCGAAGGCGCCAGCATCGACGAGATCGCCGAGGCCGCGCGTTCCGGCAAGCGCACCATCTATGCGCGCTTCCGCGACAAGCGGGCCCTGTTCACCGAGGTGGTGACGCGGGACATCCTGTCACGCATCGCGGAGTTCAAGGCGGACGCGCCGCTCGGCGCGACGGTGGAGGAGCGCCTCACCAGCGTCGCCTCGACCCTGTTGCATTGGGGCCTCGACGCCGACCGGATCGGCCTGATGCGGCTTGCGATCGCGGAGGCGCATCGCTTCCCGGATCTCGCCGCCACCGTCAACCGCAGGGCGCGCGCGCTCGCCACCGAGCTCGGCGTTCACCTGCTGCGCGACCTGACGCAATCCGACGAGCTCGGCAAGCTGCCGGCCTTCGCGCCGGAGCACCTGCCGACCACGGCGCGCCTGTTCCTCGACATCATCGCGGTGCCGATGCTGCTCCGGGCCCTGTACGAAGTCGACTTGAAGGCGCTCGATCCCGAGCTCGATGAGCACGTCGCGCGCGGCGTCGCGTTCTTCGTCGCGGCATGCAGGAGCGGCTATCGGTTCGGCGTCGATTGA
- a CDS encoding outer membrane beta-barrel protein: MITGFAGAASAADLPERSWTKAPPLVAPAFNWSGLYAGVNVGGGWYDGGNITTGSNVTSLVAPDNIVRIPVSNNNQSGVTAGGLLGYNYQLDRIILGVEADFNSADLKSSRGGSTTAVFDVGRFGGRGGGGGRFTTVTGNYNFQTASKIDWFGTVRGRIGFVPAERLLIYGTGGLAYGEVKTHIANSEVFSNGVSRLWLGDNSDVRVGWTVGGGLEYAFTNNWTLRGEYLYVDLGSSGVTATFQGADPLQSQIRYNASRENRFSVAHAALSYKF, translated from the coding sequence TTGATCACTGGGTTTGCAGGCGCGGCATCAGCCGCTGACTTGCCGGAGCGTAGCTGGACCAAGGCTCCGCCATTGGTGGCTCCAGCGTTCAACTGGTCCGGATTATACGCCGGCGTGAATGTGGGCGGCGGCTGGTACGATGGTGGGAATATCACGACCGGCAGCAATGTCACCTCGCTCGTCGCCCCCGACAACATCGTCCGTATCCCCGTCTCGAACAACAACCAGTCGGGTGTTACCGCTGGTGGATTGCTCGGATACAATTATCAGTTGGACAGGATCATCCTCGGGGTGGAAGCTGATTTCAACTCCGCCGACCTGAAGTCCTCCCGGGGTGGAAGCACCACCGCCGTTTTCGATGTCGGTCGTTTTGGTGGTCGAGGCGGGGGCGGCGGGCGATTTACCACCGTGACCGGAAACTACAATTTTCAAACCGCCAGCAAGATCGATTGGTTCGGCACCGTGCGGGGCCGCATCGGCTTTGTGCCGGCCGAGCGCCTGCTGATCTACGGGACAGGCGGTCTGGCCTATGGCGAGGTGAAGACCCATATCGCCAATTCGGAAGTTTTTTCGAATGGCGTTTCGCGGCTCTGGCTTGGCGACAACTCCGATGTCCGCGTCGGTTGGACCGTCGGTGGCGGCCTCGAATATGCCTTCACCAACAACTGGACGCTGCGCGGCGAATATCTCTATGTCGATCTCGGCAGCAGCGGCGTTACGGCGACATTCCAGGGCGCGGACCCGCTGCAGAGCCAGATCCGCTACAACGCAAGCCGCGAGAACAGGTTCAGCGTTGCTCACGCCGCATTGAGCTACAAGTTCTGA
- a CDS encoding RibD family protein, with the protein MRPHIICHMGTSIDGRLHPSRFTKPAAGIPADVLRSHYERIHDGFNADGWIIGRVTMNEMAKGTERQFANAPKLPREPHLGNRNGRKLAVGIDPSGRVHFGKDNVGGDHAVAVLGEQVSDSHLAELREDGASYIFAGRKGDDLASAMTQLAALFGAKTLLLEGGGGINGAFLKQGLIDEFSTLIHPAVDGVAGSQSIVDYHGPEGDRPGAGQSLRLTHCETLEGGMVWLRHAVERAPG; encoded by the coding sequence ATGCGACCCCACATCATCTGCCACATGGGCACGTCGATCGACGGCCGGCTGCATCCCAGCCGCTTCACCAAGCCGGCCGCCGGCATCCCGGCCGACGTGCTGCGCTCCCACTATGAAAGGATTCATGACGGCTTCAATGCCGATGGATGGATCATCGGCCGCGTCACCATGAACGAGATGGCCAAGGGAACCGAGCGGCAGTTCGCCAATGCGCCCAAGCTGCCGCGCGAGCCGCATCTTGGCAACCGCAACGGCCGCAAGCTCGCTGTCGGCATCGATCCGTCGGGCCGCGTCCATTTCGGCAAGGACAATGTCGGCGGCGATCACGCCGTTGCGGTGCTCGGCGAGCAGGTCTCTGACAGCCATCTCGCCGAGCTGCGCGAGGACGGCGCGTCCTACATCTTCGCAGGCCGCAAGGGCGACGATCTGGCGAGCGCGATGACGCAGCTCGCGGCGCTGTTCGGCGCCAAGACGCTGCTGCTCGAAGGCGGCGGCGGGATCAATGGCGCGTTCCTCAAGCAGGGACTGATCGACGAGTTCAGCACGTTGATCCATCCGGCGGTCGACGGCGTCGCGGGATCGCAGAGCATCGTCGACTATCACGGCCCGGAAGGCGACCGCCCCGGCGCCGGACAGTCGCTCCGACTCACCCACTGCGAGACGCTGGAAGGCGGCATGGTCTGGCTGCGCCACGCCGTGGAGCGCGCGCCGGGCTGA
- a CDS encoding Fe-Mn family superoxide dismutase, translating to MSYQAKPMSFDPKSISGISEKILVSHYENNYAGAVKRLNAIGTQLAELDFAKAPNFVINGLKREELIAANSMILHEVYFDGLGGAGKPNGALAEAITRDFGSMERWRTEFAAMGKAEGGGSGWVILAYSPRDKRLVNQWAADHTTTLAGGRPVLVLDMYEHAYHMDFGAAAARYVDVYMEAIRWDNAARLYEQYAKET from the coding sequence ATGTCCTATCAGGCAAAACCGATGTCGTTCGACCCAAAATCGATTAGCGGCATCTCGGAGAAGATTCTCGTCAGCCACTACGAGAACAATTACGCCGGTGCGGTGAAGCGGCTGAATGCCATCGGCACGCAGCTTGCCGAACTCGACTTCGCCAAGGCGCCGAACTTTGTGATCAACGGTCTGAAGCGCGAGGAGCTGATCGCAGCGAACTCGATGATCCTGCATGAAGTCTATTTCGATGGACTCGGCGGCGCCGGCAAACCGAACGGAGCACTCGCCGAGGCGATTACGCGCGACTTCGGCAGCATGGAGCGCTGGCGGACGGAATTCGCAGCGATGGGCAAGGCAGAAGGTGGCGGTTCGGGGTGGGTGATCCTCGCCTACTCGCCCCGCGACAAGCGGCTGGTCAATCAATGGGCCGCGGATCATACGACGACGCTGGCCGGCGGCCGTCCGGTCCTGGTGCTCGACATGTACGAGCACGCCTATCATATGGACTTCGGTGCCGCCGCGGCACGCTATGTCGACGTCTACATGGAGGCCATTCGCTGGGACAATGCAGCCCGGCTTTACGAGCAATACGCGAAGGAAACGTAA
- a CDS encoding copper-binding protein, with the protein MPRSTLALCVALLWPAMALATPTDGSEQQEAVAALAATAAVQPPATETLRGVVDSIDERSDTIRIRLAPDRTEPFKVQDGLLFNAVRFGDPVAFSVQDISGFRTIVGLTKE; encoded by the coding sequence ATGCCCAGATCAACTTTGGCCCTGTGCGTGGCCCTGCTTTGGCCCGCAATGGCTCTCGCGACGCCGACCGACGGCAGCGAGCAACAGGAAGCCGTCGCCGCACTGGCCGCGACGGCGGCGGTCCAGCCGCCGGCGACCGAGACCCTGCGCGGCGTCGTCGACAGCATCGACGAACGCAGCGACACGATCAGGATACGCCTCGCACCGGACAGGACCGAACCGTTCAAGGTTCAGGACGGCCTGCTCTTCAACGCCGTCCGTTTCGGCGACCCCGTCGCGTTCTCGGTGCAGGACATCTCCGGATTCCGGACCATCGTCGGGCTCACGAAGGAATAG
- a CDS encoding PepSY domain-containing protein, with protein sequence MQKATLSHLILALAIAAGAMPANALTQDELVAKLQAAGYGNISDVKSTAEGITAKAMKNGKPMRLVIDSSGQIKEQD encoded by the coding sequence ATGCAGAAAGCAACCCTCTCGCATTTGATCCTCGCGCTTGCGATCGCGGCCGGCGCGATGCCCGCCAACGCCCTGACGCAGGACGAGCTTGTCGCGAAGCTTCAAGCCGCCGGCTACGGGAACATCAGCGACGTCAAGTCGACGGCCGAGGGCATCACGGCGAAGGCGATGAAGAACGGCAAGCCCATGCGGCTCGTGATCGACAGCAGCGGTCAGATCAAGGAGCAGGACTGA
- the chrA gene encoding chromate efflux transporter, with protein MTDVATTSRARGQEHAHGISFHEALLVWMRVAILSFGGPAGQIAVMHRILVEEKNWISEGRFLHALNYCMLLPGPEAQQLATYIGWLLHRTLGGIVAGGLFILPGIFAIMGLSYVYAAYGNVGFVEALFFGLKAAVLAIVIQAVVRVGKRALRNRAMIALAAIAFVAIFFFAVPFPLIIGAAAVTGLIGARLGRSEFAAVEHGGKNSAVIDSMLGEEVPDHVRPNASRTLRVGAVWLALWLVPVFALLVALGPGDVFTQIAIFFSKMALVTFGGAYAVLAYVAQQAAEYYHWVSPREMLDGLGMAETTPGPLIMVVQFVGFMAAFREASGLSPMLAATLGGLLATWVTFTPCFLWIFVGAPYIEALRGNKVLAGALSAITAAVVGVILNLSIWFALHTLFRQTFPVHGLGLSFDAPVPASVDWPALALSIAAAIAIFRFNVGMLSVLAASCTAGVLLRLAGVI; from the coding sequence ATGACGGACGTCGCAACAACATCAAGGGCGCGCGGACAGGAGCACGCGCACGGCATCTCATTTCACGAGGCGCTGCTCGTCTGGATGCGTGTCGCGATCCTGAGCTTCGGCGGACCGGCCGGCCAGATCGCGGTGATGCATCGCATTCTGGTCGAGGAGAAGAACTGGATATCGGAAGGGCGTTTCCTGCACGCCCTCAACTATTGCATGTTGCTGCCGGGACCGGAAGCGCAGCAGCTTGCGACCTATATCGGTTGGTTGCTGCACCGGACGCTTGGGGGCATCGTGGCGGGCGGATTGTTCATCCTGCCCGGCATCTTCGCCATCATGGGCCTCAGCTATGTCTACGCCGCGTACGGCAATGTGGGGTTTGTGGAGGCCCTGTTCTTCGGCCTGAAGGCCGCGGTGCTTGCCATTGTCATCCAGGCTGTCGTGCGGGTCGGCAAACGCGCGCTGCGCAACCGGGCGATGATCGCGCTCGCGGCCATCGCCTTTGTCGCGATCTTCTTCTTCGCCGTGCCGTTTCCGTTGATCATCGGCGCTGCCGCCGTCACAGGACTGATCGGCGCACGCCTGGGCCGGAGCGAATTTGCCGCCGTCGAACATGGCGGGAAAAATTCTGCCGTGATCGACAGCATGCTGGGCGAAGAGGTGCCTGATCATGTCCGTCCCAATGCCTCCCGCACCTTGCGGGTCGGCGCCGTCTGGCTCGCGCTCTGGCTGGTTCCGGTGTTCGCGTTGCTCGTTGCCCTGGGGCCCGGCGACGTGTTCACCCAGATCGCAATCTTCTTCAGCAAGATGGCGTTGGTGACGTTCGGCGGGGCCTACGCCGTGCTCGCCTATGTCGCCCAGCAGGCCGCCGAATATTATCACTGGGTCAGTCCGCGCGAGATGCTGGACGGCCTCGGCATGGCCGAGACCACGCCCGGCCCGCTCATCATGGTGGTTCAGTTCGTGGGCTTCATGGCCGCGTTCCGCGAGGCAAGCGGCCTGTCGCCGATGCTAGCTGCCACGCTCGGCGGGTTGCTGGCGACATGGGTGACGTTCACACCGTGCTTCCTGTGGATCTTCGTCGGCGCGCCCTACATCGAAGCGCTGCGCGGCAACAAGGTGCTGGCGGGCGCGCTTTCGGCGATCACCGCGGCCGTGGTCGGCGTGATCCTCAACCTGTCGATCTGGTTCGCGCTGCATACGCTGTTCCGGCAGACCTTCCCGGTGCACGGGCTCGGCCTGTCGTTCGACGCGCCGGTGCCTGCTAGCGTCGACTGGCCTGCGCTTGCGCTGTCCATCGCTGCAGCGATTGCGATCTTCCGTTTCAATGTGGGGATGCTCAGCGTCCTCGCCGCATCCTGCACCGCAGGCGTGCTGTTGCGCCTGGCAGGCGTGATCTGA
- a CDS encoding sulfurtransferase/chromate resistance protein, whose amino-acid sequence MSSYTSISSEKLSRLIGTAKAPTLVDVRLDEDFAADPRLIPGAIRHSHLDVQDWASRLSGQSVVVICQKGQKLSEGTAAWLRCGNIAAEVLEGGHLAWKAAELPTVPVDRIPKRDGRGRTVWVTRSRPKIDRIACPWLIRRFVDPAAVFLFVTSAEVEAVAERFDATPFDIENVFWSHRGELCTFDVMVREFGLSTPALERLATMVRAADTARLDLSPEAPGLLAASLGLSRMFDDDLEQLSAGMLLYDAFYRWCRDATRETHNWPTSKVKP is encoded by the coding sequence ATGTCATCATACACATCGATCTCATCCGAAAAACTGTCTCGTCTCATCGGCACCGCCAAAGCGCCGACGCTCGTCGACGTTCGCCTCGATGAGGATTTCGCCGCCGATCCGCGCTTGATCCCTGGCGCCATCAGGCACTCCCATCTCGATGTCCAGGACTGGGCTTCCCGCCTTTCCGGCCAGTCCGTGGTCGTGATCTGCCAGAAGGGACAGAAGCTCAGCGAAGGCACCGCCGCCTGGCTCCGGTGCGGCAACATTGCTGCCGAAGTTCTCGAGGGCGGCCACCTCGCCTGGAAGGCCGCGGAGCTTCCGACTGTTCCTGTCGACAGGATTCCGAAACGCGACGGGCGCGGCCGCACCGTCTGGGTGACGCGATCGCGGCCGAAGATCGATCGCATCGCCTGCCCGTGGCTGATCCGCCGCTTTGTCGATCCCGCGGCCGTGTTCCTGTTCGTCACATCGGCGGAAGTCGAGGCCGTCGCCGAACGCTTCGACGCCACACCATTCGACATCGAGAACGTGTTCTGGAGCCATCGCGGCGAGCTCTGCACCTTCGACGTGATGGTCAGGGAGTTCGGCCTGTCGACGCCTGCACTGGAGCGGCTCGCGACGATGGTGCGGGCCGCGGATACCGCGCGGCTCGATCTTTCGCCGGAGGCACCGGGGCTGCTCGCCGCTTCGCTCGGCCTGTCGCGCATGTTCGACGACGACCTCGAACAACTGAGCGCCGGCATGCTGCTCTACGACGCCTTCTATCGCTGGTGCCGCGACGCGACGCGGGAGACGCACAACTGGCCGACCAGCAAGGTGAAGCCATGA
- a CDS encoding metal/formaldehyde-sensitive transcriptional repressor, protein MSHTIKHKSKLVGRVRRIKGQLEAVERALESEIGCADVLMLVASVRGAINGLTAELLEDHIRHHVVDPAREKDPERAQGAADLIDVVRTYLK, encoded by the coding sequence ATGTCGCACACGATCAAGCACAAGTCCAAGCTCGTCGGCCGGGTTCGCCGCATCAAGGGTCAGCTCGAGGCCGTCGAGCGGGCGCTGGAGTCCGAGATCGGCTGTGCCGACGTGTTGATGCTGGTGGCCTCGGTTCGTGGCGCCATCAACGGCCTCACCGCGGAACTGCTCGAGGATCACATCCGCCATCACGTGGTGGATCCGGCCCGGGAAAAGGATCCCGAGAGAGCGCAGGGCGCGGCCGACCTGATCGACGTCGTTCGTACCTATTTGAAGTGA
- a CDS encoding nickel/cobalt efflux transporter, with the protein MTDLSQLLQQSSAHAWLFIPSAIVLGALHGLEPGHSKTMMAAFIVAIRGTVVQAVLLGLSATISHTAIVWIIALAGLHFGQQWSGERSEAWLQLASAAIIISIAAWMAWRTWCEQNSEHDHHHDHDHDHHHHDGTRQLTLAGQSLSLEVFEDGVPPRWRLRSEAGALPAAGEVDVVTIRADGSEQQFRFAARDGYLESIDEIPEPHAFKARVSVRADSAEVLFEEHDHAHMELGDADDAHARAHAADIRKRFAGRTVTTWQIILFGLTGGLIPCPAAITVLLLCLQLKQFSLGFVLVLCFGIGLAITMVSVGVAAALSLRHVERHWGGFSRFAQRAPYVSAALIVLVGLYTGWLGLHGITA; encoded by the coding sequence ATGACCGATCTGTCCCAGCTGCTCCAGCAGAGCAGCGCGCATGCATGGCTGTTCATCCCCAGTGCGATCGTGCTCGGCGCGCTGCATGGTCTCGAGCCCGGCCACTCCAAGACGATGATGGCGGCCTTCATCGTCGCCATCCGCGGCACCGTGGTGCAGGCGGTGCTGCTCGGCTTGTCGGCCACGATCTCGCACACGGCCATCGTCTGGATCATCGCGCTGGCGGGGCTTCACTTCGGCCAGCAATGGTCCGGCGAACGCAGCGAAGCCTGGCTGCAACTGGCCTCGGCGGCGATCATCATTTCGATCGCAGCCTGGATGGCCTGGCGCACCTGGTGCGAGCAGAATTCGGAACACGACCATCACCACGATCATGACCATGATCACCATCATCACGACGGAACGCGCCAATTGACCCTGGCCGGGCAATCGCTGTCGCTCGAAGTCTTCGAGGACGGCGTGCCGCCGCGCTGGCGGCTGCGAAGCGAGGCCGGGGCGCTTCCGGCAGCCGGCGAGGTCGATGTCGTGACGATCCGCGCTGACGGCAGCGAACAGCAGTTCCGCTTCGCCGCGCGGGACGGCTATCTGGAAAGCATCGACGAAATTCCGGAGCCGCATGCCTTCAAGGCCCGCGTGTCGGTCCGCGCGGACAGTGCGGAAGTCCTGTTCGAGGAGCATGACCATGCGCATATGGAGCTCGGCGACGCGGACGATGCGCATGCGCGCGCGCACGCCGCCGACATCCGCAAGCGCTTTGCCGGACGGACCGTCACGACGTGGCAGATCATTCTGTTCGGCCTGACCGGCGGACTCATTCCGTGTCCGGCGGCGATCACCGTGCTGCTGCTCTGCCTTCAGCTCAAGCAGTTCAGCCTCGGCTTCGTGCTGGTGCTCTGCTTCGGCATCGGGCTTGCGATCACCATGGTCTCGGTCGGTGTCGCGGCGGCGCTCAGTCTGCGTCATGTCGAGCGTCATTGGGGCGGCTTCAGCCGCTTTGCCCAACGCGCGCCCTACGTGTCGGCTGCGCTGATCGTGCTGGTCGGCCTCTACACGGGCTGGCTGGGGTTGCACGGGATCACGGCCTGA